Proteins encoded together in one Carya illinoinensis cultivar Pawnee chromosome 3, C.illinoinensisPawnee_v1, whole genome shotgun sequence window:
- the LOC122304721 gene encoding uncharacterized protein LOC122304721 → MARGCSDVNGVPYKIFHWTPSFNEEDEPLFVPVWLTLPGLPPNYFQTSMLKSFGDGFGRFLKCDNPTLKQGHSEGSCKSKSQYNLKGKKKVDSVANGKGLETKVWKVVGEKKTEEKVQPQALLEENGMKMTEAIRLMEPEEERVAEQNVYRDQSAGKLSWYEEAENLGEKEEGDDLVEICGSPRSFLKLIDEALEGEVCYNAIGNDNCLRYPFLAHSLTDNDNEDEIEELATKCYESDMMAQALSGWFSLGNSRVLATFIYASCFQEQRRVLWSYLQDLDGGDNIPCFLGGDFNIIQSEGEKIGGVCQSSRGRDEFNSCIQDCSLVDLPFSGNRFSWCNGRLGGGRIWARLNRVLVNTGFLSSFPNSCLMYLPRTSSDHCPMVTSLWVDRRVGPTPFHFQRMWCLHEDFLGVVSECWRQEFQGCPMVKFSRKLKKLKQVLKKWNREVFGKVEVDLKVIEEELLVLENNVQQNYTQDMEVELLRCKQKHLQYLHREEIMGCQKSRVKWICEGDENTAFFHASLRCKKKFKALESMILEDGSVLESGEAVLEGAVDFFQQQLTMSAVSFEEPGMNLITSIITEDDNQFLCRVPNLMEVKEALWSIPQDSSPGPDGFSTSFFHHAWDIIKEDLLMLAIEFFEGKPLTTFFGATNIVLIPKVDDPRGFSQFRPISLCSVVYKILSKVLVNRLEPIMKKIISKEQSAFIKGRSIFDNISIAQEMVQSMNKKVRGGNVMIKIEMAKAYDRVNWRFLLEVMRRLGFSYHWRGLIFNCISSPMCSVMLNGSLKGFFKPSRGIRQGDPLSPYLFILSQELLSRMINVDFQQERVKPFNSNGGTLISHLFYADDVLIFSNGGKRSLLQIMKTLQAYQSMSGQMVEKGGLGIRNLHDVQRSLFMKFAWKLLEGNSVWAKFFLRKYVADKHPMALYNSTGSRFWKGILSVMPIVQQNSCLLIKSGACNFWFDNWLGDGAIANTEEISADENLLVANILNSSGWDVVKSRLLVSEEMVEKIIASSIHISGGSDVRIWKPNPDGGGGVIRDHDGRVLAGFAIHYGQVSNNVAEGRALLDGLKLA, encoded by the exons ATGGCTAGAGGATGCTCAGACGTGAATGGTGTTCCATATAAGATCTTCCACTGGACTCCGAGTtttaatgaagaagatgaacCCCTGTTCGTCCCTGTTTGGCTTACACTACCTGGACTACCTCCGAATTACTTCCAAACATCCATGTTGAAGAGTTTTGGTGATGGTTTTGGCCGATTCTTGAAATGTGATAATCCTACGTT AAAACAGGGGCATTCGGAAGGCTCCTGCAAATCGAAAAGTCAGTATAAtttgaaggggaaaaagaaagtggATTCAGTTGCCAATGGGAAGGGGTTAGAGACCAAAGTATGGAAGGTGGTAGGGGAGAAGAAAACAGAAGAGAAAGTGCAG CCTCAAGCTCTCTTGGAGGAGAATGGGATGAAGATGACTGAAGCCATTCGGCTGATGGAACCGGAGGAAGAACGTGTAGCGGAACAGAATGTGTATAGGGACCAATCGGCTGGAAAGTTGTCTTGGTATGAGGAAGCTGAAAATCTGGGTGAAAAGGAAGAGGGTGATGATTTGGTAGAAATCTGTGGGTCCCCTAGAAGCTTTCTAAAGCTGATTGATGAAGCTCTTGAAGGAGAAGTTTGCTACAATGCTATAGGTAATGATAATTGCTTACGGTATCCTTTTTTAGCACATTCTTTGACTGATAATGATAATGAGGATGAGATTGAAGAATTGGCTACCAAGTGTTATGAGTCGGATA TGATGGCTCAAGCTCTCTCAGGTTGGTTCTCTCTTGGTAATTCTAGAGTGTTGGCTACTTTTATTTATGCAAGTTGTTTTCAAGAACAACGTCGGGTCCTGTGGTCTTATCTTCAGGATTTAGATGGTGGTGATAATATACCATGTTTTCTTGgtggggattttaatattatccagTCGGAAGGTGAGAAAATTGGTGGAGTTTGTCAGTCTTCTCGGGGGCGGGATGAGTTTAATAGTTGTATTCAAGATTGTAGTCTTGTTGATCTTCCTTTTTCTGGTAATCgtttttcttggtgtaatgggaggTTAGGGGGTGGAAGAATTTGGGCTCGGCTTAATAGAGTGCTGGTGAATACTGGTTTTCTATCCAGTTTTCCTAACAGTTGTTTGATGTATCTTCCTCGAACCTCGTCTGATCATTGCCCTATGGTTACCTCTTTATGGGTTGATAGGAGGGTTGGTCCTAcaccttttcattttcaaagaaTGTGGTGTTTGCATGAGGATTTTTTAGGTGTGGTAAGTGAGTGTTGGAGGCAAGAATTTCAAGGATGCCCGATGGTGAAATTtagtagaaaattaaaaaaattaaaacaagtgTTGAAGAAATGGAATAGGGAGGTCTTCGGTAAAGTGGAAGTAGATCTTAAAGTCATTGAAGAGGAGCTCCTTGTGTTGGAGAATAATGTACAGCAAAATTATACTCAAGATATGGAAGTTGAACTTTTGAGATGTAAGCAAAAGCATCTCCAATATTTGCATAGAGAGGAGATTATGGGGTGTCAAAAATCCAGAGTTAAGTGGATTTGTGAAGGTGATGAAAACACAGCTTTCTTTCATGCTTCTCttagatgtaaaaagaaatttaaggcTTTAGAGAGTATGATTCTTGAAGATGGTAGTGTTCTTGAATCCGGTGAAGCAGTCCTTGAGGGGGCTGTTGATTTCTTCCAGCAGCAATTAACCATGTCGGCAGTGTCTTTTGAGGAGCCTGGTATGAATCTTATAACTTCTATTATTACTGAGGATGATAATCAATTTCTTTGCAGAGTTCCAAATTTGATGGAGGTTAAGGAGGCGCTTTGGTCGATCCCACAAGATAGTAGCCCAGGGCCTGATGGGTTTTCTACTAGTTTTTTCCATCATGCCTGGGATATTATCAAAGAAGATTTATTGATGTTGGCAATTGAATTCTTTGAGGGTAAGCCTTTAACTACGTTCTTTGGTGCCACCAATATTGTGTTAATACCGAAAGTGGATGACCCAAGGGGTTTTTCGCAATTCAGGCCTATCAGTTTATGCTCTgttgtttataaaattttatccaaGGTTCTGGTGAATAGGTTGGAACCaattatgaagaaaataatCTCTAAGGAACAATCAGCCTTTATTAAAGGCCGAagcatttttgataatatttctaTCGCTCAAGAAATGGTTCAGAGTATGAACAAGAAAGTGAGAGGTGGTAATGTtatgattaaaattgaaatggCAAAGGCGTATGACAGGGTAAATTGGCGGTTCTTGTTGGAGGTGATGAGGAGGTTGGGTTTCTCATATCATTGGAGGGGCCTgatttttaattgtatctcttCTCCTATGTGTTCGGTGATGCTTAATGGTTCTTTGAAGGGCTTTTTCAAACCTTCCCGTGGTattaggcaaggggatcccctatcgccttatcttttcattttatctcaagaATTGCTTTCTCGTATGattaatgttgattttcaacagGAAAGAGTAAAGCCTTTTAATTCTAATGGAGGTACTCTGATCTCTCATTTGTTTTATGCTGATGATgtgctaattttttcaaatgggggTAAAAGATCTCTCCTGCAGATTATGAAGACTTTGCAAGCGTACCAATCTATGTCTGGGCAAATG GTTGAGAAAGGAGGTCTGGGTATTCGGAACCTACATGATGTGCAAAGGTCTCTTTTcatgaaatttgcttggaaaCTGTTGGAGGGGAATTCGGTGTGGGCAAAATTCTTTCTGAGGAAATATGTGGCTGATAAGCACCCTATGGCTCTTTATAATTCCACAGGTTCAAGATTTTGGAAAGGTATTTTATCTGTGATGCCGATTGTGCAACAgaattcatgtcttttgattaaAAGTGGTGCTTGtaatttttggtttgataattggTTGGGGGATGGGGCCATTGCTAATACAGAAGAGATTAGTGCCGATGAGAATTTATTGGTggctaatattttaaatagttcTGGATGGGATGTGGTCAAATCGCGTTTGCTGGTGTCGGAAGAGATGGTTGAGAAAATAATTGCTTCGTCAATTCATATCTCAGGTGGTTCAGATGTGCGCATTTGGAAGCCTAATCCGGATG GTGGCGGAGGGGTTATTAGAGATCATGATGGTCGAGTGTTGGCAGGTTTTGCTATTCATTATGGGCAAGTCTCCAATAATGTTGCTGAGGGGAGAGCTTTACTGGATGGGTTAAAGTTGGCATAA